A genome region from Arachis duranensis cultivar V14167 chromosome 6, aradu.V14167.gnm2.J7QH, whole genome shotgun sequence includes the following:
- the LOC107495110 gene encoding uncharacterized protein LOC107495110 isoform X3 — protein MESTQNQDHTSVSYQNVVVMRHADRLDNFDPCWASTAARPWDPPLFEAGRLRAFQTGRSLRDTLGYPIHRVFVSPFLRCVQTASEVVSALSTVDAAEVKVSVEYGLCEMMNKMAFRNGVAPNDGNWGFNITQLEAMFPTGTLSSNAERVDKELPQWEESFEETRDRYERIFKELADKYPAENMLFVTHGEGIKVAVSSFRKDAKVYKVGYCGYVQLRRPILKKDQSFVTGEFDVLTDSDQTGVSYNITKPSNQ, from the exons ATGGAATCAACGCAAAACCAAGATCACACTTCCGTTTCATACCAGAACGTCGTCGTAATGAGACACGCTGACCGCCTCGACAACTTCGACCCATGCTGGGCCTCCACGGCCGCCCGTCCCTGGGACCCACCGCTATTCGAAGCGGGTCGCCTTCGGGCATTCCAAACGGGTCGGAGTCTCCGAGACACTCTCGGATACCCCATTCACAGGGTCTTTGTCTCCCCCTTCCTCCGCTGCGTCCAGACAGCCTCCGAAGTCGTCTCCGCTCTCTCCACCGTTGATGCCGCGGAAGTCAAG GTGTCTGTTGAATATGGATTGTGTGAAATGATGAACAAGATGGCGTTTCGTAACGGTGTTGCCCCTAATGATGGAAATTGGGGCTTTAATATAACACAGCTTGAAGCCATGTTCCCAACAGGGACACTGAGTAGTAACGCAGAAAGGGTGGATAAAGAG ctGCCTCAATGGGAAGAGTCGTTTGAAGAAACACGGGATAGATATGAGCGCATATTTAAGGAGCTTGCAGATAAATATCCTGCTGAGAATATGCTGTTTGTTACACATG GGGAAGGAATTAAAGTGGCTGTATCTTCGTTCAGAAAAGATGCCAAAGTTTATAAAGTTGGGTACTGTGGATATGTACAGCTTAGACGCCCTATTTTGAAGAAAGATCAATCATTTGTTACTGGAGAATTTGATGTACTTACTGATAGTGATCAAACTGGTGTAAGCTATAATATTACCAAACCCTCTAACCAATGA
- the LOC107495110 gene encoding uncharacterized protein LOC107495110 isoform X1: protein MKFHCNFHSNSCHMKTQSFVRISYFLVSVSSFYDFCPYLSVSLASTYTHTMESTQNQDHTSVSYQNVVVMRHADRLDNFDPCWASTAARPWDPPLFEAGRLRAFQTGRSLRDTLGYPIHRVFVSPFLRCVQTASEVVSALSTVDAAEVKVSVEYGLCEMMNKMAFRNGVAPNDGNWGFNITQLEAMFPTGTLSSNAERVDKELPQWEESFEETRDRYERIFKELADKYPAENMLFVTHGEGIKVAVSSFRKDAKVYKVGYCGYVQLRRPILKKDQSFVTGEFDVLTDSDQTGVSYNITKPSNQ, encoded by the exons ATGAAATTCCATTGCAACTTCCACTCCAACAGCTGCCACATGAAAACACAGAGCTTTGTCCGTATTTCTTATTTCTTGGTTTCAGTTTCTTCATTTTACGATTTCTGTCCATATCTCTCTGTTTCTTTAGCTTCTACGTATACACACACAATGGAATCAACGCAAAACCAAGATCACACTTCCGTTTCATACCAGAACGTCGTCGTAATGAGACACGCTGACCGCCTCGACAACTTCGACCCATGCTGGGCCTCCACGGCCGCCCGTCCCTGGGACCCACCGCTATTCGAAGCGGGTCGCCTTCGGGCATTCCAAACGGGTCGGAGTCTCCGAGACACTCTCGGATACCCCATTCACAGGGTCTTTGTCTCCCCCTTCCTCCGCTGCGTCCAGACAGCCTCCGAAGTCGTCTCCGCTCTCTCCACCGTTGATGCCGCGGAAGTCAAG GTGTCTGTTGAATATGGATTGTGTGAAATGATGAACAAGATGGCGTTTCGTAACGGTGTTGCCCCTAATGATGGAAATTGGGGCTTTAATATAACACAGCTTGAAGCCATGTTCCCAACAGGGACACTGAGTAGTAACGCAGAAAGGGTGGATAAAGAG ctGCCTCAATGGGAAGAGTCGTTTGAAGAAACACGGGATAGATATGAGCGCATATTTAAGGAGCTTGCAGATAAATATCCTGCTGAGAATATGCTGTTTGTTACACATG GGGAAGGAATTAAAGTGGCTGTATCTTCGTTCAGAAAAGATGCCAAAGTTTATAAAGTTGGGTACTGTGGATATGTACAGCTTAGACGCCCTATTTTGAAGAAAGATCAATCATTTGTTACTGGAGAATTTGATGTACTTACTGATAGTGATCAAACTGGTGTAAGCTATAATATTACCAAACCCTCTAACCAATGA
- the LOC107495110 gene encoding uncharacterized protein LOC107495110 isoform X2 — MLRFFRFCSLHHHLRCKPLPNLQESYQEHKVISKLSTAASTYTHTMESTQNQDHTSVSYQNVVVMRHADRLDNFDPCWASTAARPWDPPLFEAGRLRAFQTGRSLRDTLGYPIHRVFVSPFLRCVQTASEVVSALSTVDAAEVKVSVEYGLCEMMNKMAFRNGVAPNDGNWGFNITQLEAMFPTGTLSSNAERVDKELPQWEESFEETRDRYERIFKELADKYPAENMLFVTHGEGIKVAVSSFRKDAKVYKVGYCGYVQLRRPILKKDQSFVTGEFDVLTDSDQTGVSYNITKPSNQ; from the exons ATGCTTCGCTTCTTTCGCTTTTGctctcttcatcatcatctaaGGTGTAAGCCACTTCCCAATTTGCAAGAAAGCTACCAG gAGCATAAAGTGATTAGCAAATTGTCCACAGCAG CTTCTACGTATACACACACAATGGAATCAACGCAAAACCAAGATCACACTTCCGTTTCATACCAGAACGTCGTCGTAATGAGACACGCTGACCGCCTCGACAACTTCGACCCATGCTGGGCCTCCACGGCCGCCCGTCCCTGGGACCCACCGCTATTCGAAGCGGGTCGCCTTCGGGCATTCCAAACGGGTCGGAGTCTCCGAGACACTCTCGGATACCCCATTCACAGGGTCTTTGTCTCCCCCTTCCTCCGCTGCGTCCAGACAGCCTCCGAAGTCGTCTCCGCTCTCTCCACCGTTGATGCCGCGGAAGTCAAG GTGTCTGTTGAATATGGATTGTGTGAAATGATGAACAAGATGGCGTTTCGTAACGGTGTTGCCCCTAATGATGGAAATTGGGGCTTTAATATAACACAGCTTGAAGCCATGTTCCCAACAGGGACACTGAGTAGTAACGCAGAAAGGGTGGATAAAGAG ctGCCTCAATGGGAAGAGTCGTTTGAAGAAACACGGGATAGATATGAGCGCATATTTAAGGAGCTTGCAGATAAATATCCTGCTGAGAATATGCTGTTTGTTACACATG GGGAAGGAATTAAAGTGGCTGTATCTTCGTTCAGAAAAGATGCCAAAGTTTATAAAGTTGGGTACTGTGGATATGTACAGCTTAGACGCCCTATTTTGAAGAAAGATCAATCATTTGTTACTGGAGAATTTGATGTACTTACTGATAGTGATCAAACTGGTGTAAGCTATAATATTACCAAACCCTCTAACCAATGA
- the LOC107494965 gene encoding uncharacterized protein LOC107494965, whose product MLGWQVESQQPLQHQEEAMVVEEELQLRWQRGREGWWRKQWTRPHFNESAPRFRDRKQEARMLNCHRRVMCEAAKKSLKEKKLHIGPWKKSRFMQLKWSGFNQTLTLANSMGDIPANEPYLRISGAPTVLVT is encoded by the exons ATGCTGGGGTGGCAAGTGGAGTCCCAGCAACCTCTTCAGCATCAGGAGGAGGCGATGGTGGTGGAGGAGGAGTTGCAGCTGCGGTGGCAAAGGGGAAGAGAAGGGTGGTGGAGGAAGCAGTGGACAAGGCCACACTTCAATGAGTCTGCTCCTAGGTTCAGGGATCGCAAACAG GAAGCCAGAATGCTTAATTGCCATCGTAGAGTTATGTGTGAAGCTGCCAAAAAGTCATTGAAAGAGAAGAAACTGCACATTGGTCCATGGAAGAAGAGTAGATTCATGCAACTAAAGTGGTCAGGCTTCAATCAAACATTGACTTTAGCAAATTCCATGGGTGATATTCCAGCTAATGAACCTTACCTGAGAATTTCTGGTGCTCCTACTGTGCTAGTCACATGA